Below is a window of Komagataella phaffii GS115 chromosome 1, complete sequence DNA.
CGGTATATTCCCGACGAATCGATTTggcaaaaagaaactttagCTGGGTATGGTGTTGATCTAACCCTAAAGAACACTGAGTATATCGATATCGACGACAGAGACGTAGTTGCTAACAAGCCAGTAGAGGCAAAACCAACTGTTGCCGAATCCAATGATTTTTGGGATGTATATTCCAAGGAGATTGAGACAGTATCTAAGAAAGACATTAGTTTATTGGGTTACAAGCTTACGCACTATGTCAAGAACCTTGAAGTGTCCGAGAGTGAGAAGTTGTCGATTCTTATTAAACTGATTCAAGATCTTCCAAAGTATGCATCTTTCATTAATCGTCAAGTAACAGATACTGACGCTACAGAAAGTATCGTGGATGGATGGGAGAATTCATTTGACCACATCCCTCAAGGTCTGTATATTAACGGAGCTGTAGTTGCGCAGTCAAACTTAAATTATATGGATATCTTaaacattttgaaaagagaataTGCATTCGTTGATGATTTAACAAGATTCGGGGTTGCAAAAGTTCATGCTCAGGATATCATGAAGAGTTTTGCCGCTCATGTCCCTGATAGATCAGTTAACAATACTGAGTTGAAGAGGTTTGATATTAGAGTTCATGCAGATGCTATTATCTACTTAAATGATATCGAAACTGATCCTCTGtattccaatctttcaagcTCTAGAGAACCTTACACGAGGCAACCGCTTTCTACAGGAGAGTTCCCCCCTGTAAGAGAGAATATTCATGAATTGGTGTTTGTTATAGACCTAGAAGATCGTGATCAGGTTAAAATATTGCTAACATTTTTTTATTCAATGTCAGAGAGTCGACCACTAAGAATAGGTCTTGTTCCATTTACTTCTGATTACAGTGTTGATGAGAACTTCCTTCATGTTGTTGAGACTCAGGGAATACATGAGGTGATCGCTTTTTTGCGTCATGTTGCTACAACTGTTCTAAAGAATGATGAGGAGGGTCGACTTAGTGTGCTTGATCTAGGATGTTTGTATGACATTTGTTACACAGATTTAGGTCCAAAAGTTGACGATTTCATCGATGGCTTTTCAATCACTCATCCAGTAGTTATTGCAAATGGCAAATTTTTTGACTTCGGAAAAGACTGGTGGAATAATCCTACCAATAAGATTCATCTTGCTCAAGAGCTTTTTAAGGATATATTGGATCTAGGTAAAGCGATATCAAATGGTGCACTTTCTGCCGATATGAGAGCGCAAGACTTTCTTTATAATGGTTCTCAGACTTATAGGAACCCTATATTCAGTGCATTGAATAAGAAAGAGCCTCTCTATGGATTTCCGGATTCTATGAAGGCTGATATTCCATTTTTTGCGCCTTTTGATAGCttggaagttttcaagattatAGAACAAAACGAAATATCAATTGCCACCTTAGTTATAGATGACCAACCGGattcaattccaattaCAATATGGTTAATAGGAAACTCTTGGGACTTAGTGTTTCTATCCCAGTTGCGTTACTTGATGTCGGTAGCCTCTGATCTGAACCCTGTCAAGATTAGAGTCTATGATACATCTTTGAATCCTGAGTTTAGCTCGTGGCTGCAAGCGGAAATGGACAAATCTTTGGCAGATTTGATTATCCTTATTGGTGCCAGACGTTTCGACAGACGTGACGGCAAATATCCCGAATGTCCTGAAGAGGCGAAAGATTTTGTTCTAAAAACTTTCAATCTGGATATTTCCAAGGCTGGAGATCCTTACTTGATTCTTAACGGTAGAGCTATCAAGATTGATGGGATACTGTCGGATACTCGTTTAAAACAACTGGTTCGATCCGAAACGgattcaaaacttcaaactaCTTATCAGCTACTATCTGAACATAACATTTCTACACCCATAGTCTTGGATAGGTTTGAGTTGTTTGAGTATTTCACTATGAGCGTTTCCAAGACTTACTATTTTAGTGACGGTTATCAGCCAGATCAGAAACTATTTCCACGATACAATACTAACCTTCTTAACGATACATTCTCCATTGAAATGGCAAAATCTAATGCTGAAGGTTCCACCATGGAGGTGACATTGTTTATAGATCCACTTCAAGAAGAGTCTCAGAAGCTTGTGTCGTTGCTTTCGTTatttgaagagttgaaCAGGGTGAGAATTAAGGTCATATTAAATCCACAAAAAGCTAATGAGTTAGACGTTAAAAGGTTTTATCGTGGAGTGTTTCCTAATTCTGTCAAATTTAGTTCCGCTGGATTCGCTCTGGATAATGAGGATAAAGCTCTCTTTGCTTTGGTAcctgaaaaaaatttgtttaCTGTAGACTTAGACGTTCCTAACCGGTGGGTTGTCGTAATCAAGGAAGCTGTTACCGATTTGGATAATGTGCTACTGGAATATTCAGGTGAAGCGAGGGGTGTTTATGAACTGAAATCACTTCTTGTTGAAGGGTATTCTTATGCAACAACAaaacaagatcaaattACGGGTTTTAACGTTTTTCACGCTGTACTTAGGGGACATTCGGAAACAACTGTTATGCCTGACTATGGATACTTCCAACTGCAAGCAAATCCAGGATTGTGGAAATTTTCTATGAACGCTGCCGGAGCAGAAGTCCTTCAATTGGTTAAATTTGTGGGTAAATCTAACTATAACAGAATTCAGTACACGGTTTTGAATGAAACTGCTATCATCCCTGTTTTAAATTTGAATGGAAATTTTATTGAACCTCTTTTTGACAGAACTCCTGGCCAAAAGAACGCTTCTCTAATTGGCAATACAACGACCActaaaaaagaaagttccAGGGGACGTTGGATTTCATGGAATaaccaagaagaatcaaagaacgCTGGTATCAATATTTTCACAGTTACCAGTGGGCACCTCGATGAGCGGTTTTTGTCAATAATGGCAAACTCAGTAATGAAACACACAGAACATACCGTCAAGTTTTGGCTAATTGAAAACTACATGTCACCTGCGTTTAAAGAGAATTTACCTTTTCTTTCCCAAAGGTTTGGCTTTGAGTATGAACTGATCAACTATAAATGGCCAGCATTTTTAGAAGGTCAAAGGAAGAGACAGCGAGCTATTTTGAGATACaagattctttttttggatGTTTTTCTCCCTCAAAGCCTTGATAAAGTGGTGGTTGTTGACGCGGATCAGATAGTGAGAACTGATTTAAAAGAACTTGTGAATTTGGACCTTGAAGGTGCGCCTTACGGGTATGTACCAATGTGTGATGGCAGGGAAGAGATGACAGAGTTTAAATTTTGGAAGCAGGGATGCTGGCTAAAGGACTTAGGTGATACGTTTAAGTATCACAGCAGTGGTCTGTATGTGATTGACTTGAAGACTTTTAGGAACATAGGTGCTGGTTTTTATTTAAGGCAACTTTACCACCTCTCTCGAGATTCAAAGTGTAAGTTGGAAATAGATGATCTGCCTAATAATCTTCAATGCCAAGTCCCAAATTAAAAATTTTTTCACTCCCTCAAGAATGGCTCTGGTGTGAAACTTGGTGTAGTGATGAGGGTTTGAAAGATGCAAAAACGATAAACTTTTGCAATAATCCTTTAACCAAAGAACCAAAGCTGGACATAGCAAGAAGAATTCCAGAATGGATTCAGTACGATAATGAAGTACAGCAGGTTATAGACGAAGTTTCTGCCAGCGCCAAGAAAATTAGCACTGAACATGATGAGTTTTAGAATCTCAAATGACCAGAAGATGGTTGTGATGTATACTAGTAAGTATATTTAACTTGATGTCGAATTAGATTTCGGAGATGCTCTCCCATCTACTGTTGCCACTATCGGATAAGAATGCAAGGCCCATATAGTGTATGGCGATGTGTTTAGCAAAGATGTTGCGCTCAAAGACGTCAAAGCAGGGATGAACTTTCTTCCATACAAAACATCTGAGCTCTCCAATGCAGTGGAGTGCGTCGCATATTGTTTATGTTACGTAATCTTGAATCAAGAGTTGACTATTCAATTTGCGCGAAGTCAAATAAGTCGTGTATTATTCAAAGACTCTTTTTTTGCGTGGTCGTGGACCtcctgaaaaatattcTCTCTCCTggtgaaaaaaaacctCTAACGTTCACTAATTAGTTTCTTCTCCCCATTAACCAACAACATCCACAAATATGCCAGAAGTTTTGAtctccaagaaaagaaagctcGTAGCTGACGGTGTCTTCTACGCTGAATTGAACGAGTACTTCACTAGAGAACTCGCTGAGGACGGATACTCCGGTGTCGAAGTCAGAGTCACCCCAACCACTACTGagatcatcatcagagCTACCCAGACCAACTCTGTCTTGGGTGAGAACGGtagaagaatcagagaATTGACTGCTTTGGtccaaaagagattcaAGATCGATGAGGGTAAGGTTATCCTCTACGCTGAGAGAGTCCAAGACCGTGGTTTGTCCGCTGTTACCCAATGTGAGTCTTTGAGATACAAGCTGTTGAACGGTCTGGCCATCAGAAGAGCCGCTTACGGTGTCGTCAGATTCGTCATGGACTCTGGTGCCAAGGGTGTTGAGGTTGTCGTTTCCGGTAAGCTAAGAGCTGCCAGAGCCAAGTCTATGAAGTTCGCTGATGGTTTCATGATCCACTCCGGTCAACCAGCCAAGGATTTCATTGAGACTGCCACCAGACACGTTCTGTTGAGACAGGGTGTTTTGGGTATCAAGGTCAAGATCATGAGAGACCCTGCTGCTGCCAGAACCGGTCCTAAGGCCCTTCCTGACTTTGTCAAGATCCACGAACCAAAGGATGAGAGAGAGGTTCCAGCTCCTTTCGTCAAGTCTTATGTTGCTGAGCCAGTCGTTGAGGCTGAGGAGGCTGAGGAGCAAGCTACTGCTTAAACTGTTTAATTCTGTAGGATAAACGAAATAACTGTATCTTTATAATCATCCTTAAGATAGCCCTGGACTCGTCAGACATTAGTTCGCGCACATTATTTTCCTCCACTGTCTGCAAACAGCCACACGGCATTTCCCTCTCTAGTTTCATTTATCAAAGTAGCACAACATCATGATCAGCTACCAAGAATTGCTTCCTCTGGGAACTGGTCTTATTGTGACATGTAAGTGATTTCCCTGCTTTCAACAAACTATTGATCTAGTACTAACAATTGCTCTTCAGCCGCATCATTTTGCTTGGGTCTTGCCTATTCCAACTGGCCTTTTGATTATTTCACTCTATACTCTGACGGAGGGGATGAGGCATTCAAACAGTCATTGGACCATCTCCTTCTGTGGTCCAAGGTTCCACGTTTCGTACACTGGACTTTACATGGAGTTATTGGTCTCGGTTACATTGGTTGTTTTATCAAGATCTTCAAGCCAGACCCAGATCAATCATTGTTCGAATACGGAACTTTGGTTCTATTTGTAGTGGCCACAGTCATGTATTTGACCAATATTCGTTTGGGTATCTTGAGTGCTGAGAAGGGTGAATGGGGCGACGTGGACGAACAGACAGGAATCAACGTCATTGCTGCCTCTACTGGGCTTCTAGTTTTCGTCCTTATCGGTATTCTGCTTTTACAATTTGGTTTGTGGTACGCAGTACACGCAGACAGGGTACTCAAGGAGAAGTatttgaaggaggaggCTGCAAAAGAGG
It encodes the following:
- a CDS encoding 40S ribosomal protein S3, with translation MPEVLISKKRKLVADGVFYAELNEYFTRELAEDGYSGVEVRVTPTTTEIIIRATQTNSVLGENGRRIRELTALVQKRFKIDEGKVILYAERVQDRGLSAVTQCESLRYKLLNGLAIRRAAYGVVRFVMDSGAKGVEVVVSGKLRAARAKSMKFADGFMIHSGQPAKDFIETATRHVLLRQGVLGIKVKIMRDPAAARTGPKALPDFVKIHEPKDEREVPAPFVKSYVAEPVVEAEEAEEQATA
- a CDS encoding Endoplasmic reticulum packaging chaperone, whose amino-acid sequence is MISYQELLPLGTGLIVTSASFCLGLAYSNWPFDYFTLYSDGGDEAFKQSLDHLLLWSKVPRFVHWTLHGVIGLGYIGCFIKIFKPDPDQSLFEYGTLVLFVVATVMYLTNIRLGILSAEKGEWGDVDEQTGINVIAASTGLLVFVLIGILLLQFGLWYAVHADRVLKEKYLKEEAAKEAKLEKESEKTEDKAAEESEAKPDSYKSKSKKSSTSGSKSTATTAQKRKA
- a CDS encoding Protein required for beta-1,6 glucan biosynthesis, producing MIGHALILISQCLTAVASEKSVDISLRANWFKTPFPLLLLETVASENESGFHTILDAMFHVSFQSLEFEDADLQFDAIPFAKSDKELYEAWSQKAGATAEKSITDVYLANKYYAPRVQAHYQHYEEVRSSILGDRCGTNSKAWLYFNNEVYCSSNDVFSLKTGNETGQRQILPFDRVIGAKDNDVPVAIIYGDYKSPLFSQFLSNLAGFIKDGRLRLVWRYIPDESIWQKETLAGYGVDLTLKNTEYIDIDDRDVVANKPVEAKPTVAESNDFWDVYSKEIETVSKKDISLLGYKLTHYVKNLEVSESEKLSILIKLIQDLPKYASFINRQVTDTDATESIVDGWENSFDHIPQGLYINGAVVAQSNLNYMDILNILKREYAFVDDLTRFGVAKVHAQDIMKSFAAHVPDRSVNNTELKRFDIRVHADAIIYLNDIETDPLYSNLSSSREPYTRQPLSTGEFPPVRENIHELVFVIDLEDRDQVKILLTFFYSMSESRPLRIGLVPFTSDYSVDENFLHVVETQGIHEVIAFLRHVATTVLKNDEEGRLSVLDLGCLYDICYTDLGPKVDDFIDGFSITHPVVIANGKFFDFGKDWWNNPTNKIHLAQELFKDILDLGKAISNGALSADMRAQDFLYNGSQTYRNPIFSALNKKEPLYGFPDSMKADIPFFAPFDSLEVFKIIEQNEISIATLVIDDQPDSIPITIWLIGNSWDLVFLSQLRYLMSVASDLNPVKIRVYDTSLNPEFSSWLQAEMDKSLADLIILIGARRFDRRDGKYPECPEEAKDFVLKTFNLDISKAGDPYLILNGRAIKIDGILSDTRLKQLVRSETDSKLQTTYQLLSEHNISTPIVLDRFELFEYFTMSVSKTYYFSDGYQPDQKLFPRYNTNLLNDTFSIEMAKSNAEGSTMEVTLFIDPLQEESQKLVSLLSLFEELNRVRIKVILNPQKANELDVKRFYRGVFPNSVKFSSAGFALDNEDKALFALVPEKNLFTVDLDVPNRWVVVIKEAVTDLDNVLLEYSGEARGVYELKSLLVEGYSYATTKQDQITGFNVFHAVLRGHSETTVMPDYGYFQLQANPGLWKFSMNAAGAEVLQLVKFVGKSNYNRIQYTVLNETAIIPVLNLNGNFIEPLFDRTPGQKNASLIGNTTTTKKESSRGRWISWNNQEESKNAGINIFTVTSGHLDERFLSIMANSVMKHTEHTVKFWLIENYMSPAFKENLPFLSQRFGFEYELINYKWPAFLEGQRKRQRAILRYKILFLDVFLPQSLDKVVVVDADQIVRTDLKELVNLDLEGAPYGYVPMCDGREEMTEFKFWKQGCWLKDLGDTFKYHSSGLYVIDLKTFRNIGAGFYLRQLYHLSRDSNPKLKIFSLPQEWLWCETWCSDEGLKDAKTINFCNNPLTKEPKLDIARRIPEWIQYDNEVQQVIDEVSASAKKISTEHDEF